The genomic region TCCTGCAATGCGACCGTCTCTTTTCAGTGGAACTGAGGCTAAAAAAACTTCCTCATTTACCCCTGCTATTTTACCGGTGAATACCGTATTGCGGCCTGCCTTTGCTTTCTCCAACAAACCTCGGTCTACTTTATGTTCATATTTGGGCCTATTCCCGTATTGTTGATGAAAAAGGGAGTCACCACTTTCGTTTACAACTAGAATATCCGCTCCTAAAAATTGACTTAATAGCCAAATCCTTTCCTTGATCACTTCGGGTTTTGCATCTTTTTTAAAAAAAGATGCAACCTCTTCGGCTTCATAGACATAAAAACGCGCCTGCTGGTCGTAAAAAAATGTCTTGATCTGCTGGGCCTGAATAATGACCGAAAAGGAAAAGACCCCCAAAACCAACAAAACAATGGCCACCCACAGTTTGGTGACCAGGCTTCTTTTTAATGACCACTTATTTCGAATTTGTACCCCACTCCCCGGATGGTTTTAATGTATTCGTCTTGGTTAGGTTGTCTTTCCAGTTTAGATCTTAGGCGATTTATATGGGTATCCACCGTACGAGAATCCCCGCAGTAATCAAAACCCCAGACCATTTCCAACAGTTGATCCCGGCTGAATATTCTGCCAGGGTTTTTTGCCAGCATCGCTAAAAGTTCGAATTCCTTGGTGGTCAAATTAATCACTTCTCCATGCATCTCCAGTTCCCTGGTTAATTCGTTCAGTTTAAAGCCAGGGTAGGAAAGGATGTGACTATTATGTTTTTCCCCGATTCCTTCTGCTCTCCTCAGCACCGCTTTTACCCGAGCCACCAGTTCCCGTGTACTAAAGGGCTTAACGATGTAGTCGTCGGCCCCCAGGTCTAACCCCAGTACCCGGTCGTTCTCTTCTCCCTTGGCTGTCAGCATCACAATAGGGATTTTTCTTTCCCGTCGCAGCATCTTGCAGACGGTCCAGCCGTCCAACACAGGCATCATTAAATCTAATAGCACAAGGTCAATGGGTTGGCTTTTCACAATATCCAACACTTGCTGGCCATCCTCTGCTTCGCATACTGTAAATCCTTCCGCTTCCAAATAGAGCCTCACTAGTTGCCTGATACGTTCTTCATCATCGGCAATTAAAATGGTTTTCATGCTGCCACCTACCTTGTAATTACTAATTAGTCTAAATTCTACCTCTATTGTTATGAATAAACAACTATGTTGTAAGTAAACAATAAAATATTGCTGGATGGTTCTACTATATTATCTGTACAGATTTCATGTATTTAATACTAGTGCCGTTTTCTAAGCATGCCTATCACAAAATAGATACCTAGTCCAATAAGGCCAAGAAAGATCAGATTCATAAACATACCCATCCATCCCATGCCGTATGAGCCCGGCCAGAAACACCCAAACATGATAACCCCTCCCTTGTGTTGATTCTCCCAGCGTTATTTCCCTACTCAAGCTTGAAAAAAATTGCCTAATCCCTTGGGCAAAAACTTAGAGGTGTAGCTTCGTTTAGTATAAATTGCTAATGTTACAAACACGTCACGGACAGGTAACATTTTTGTGATATTACTCCCAGTGCCGCCTCTCTTTATCCCAGTTGCCTATCCGGTTGCTTCTATTATCATACCACTCGTAATCCGGATGATAATCGGAGTCCATTTGGTGAAACCAGGGGTAATGTCACCGGGATAGGATTGTGGACGCTTTTGGGCAGGTTGTTGAGTGGTATTTGACTCCTCTGCACTCTGACCGGGTTCTGGTAAGTTACGATCAGGCTGCTGCGTAGCCGGAGGTGCAGTTGATTCAATCTCTTCTGTTCTGGGGCCAGTTTGCTTAAATGTGCCGTCGGTCTGCTTTGATTCTTTTGTAGAGTTAGTACTTGGCGGTAGGTTTTTTTCAACTGGCTGCGATTCTTCATAAACTTCCATAACTACCTCACTAGGTACCTCATAATAGGAACTAGCAAATATGTTGGTCAATGGCAATATGCCCGATATTATTACTAAACCTACTGCTAGAATAAGAAAAATGCTTTCCCTCGTCCACTTCATTGTCCTTCCCCTTTTCCTCACGGTGTAATTGTATTTTAACTATGTAATATCACAGGAATATAACACTTCTTTAACATTTTTGTTACATGATTGTTTCTTTGAACACAAGTAATGAACATCATCCAAGGTTTGAAGAGATTTGACTATAGCACTCCTTTGTCACATCCATGTTACAACCATTTAACGTTATTGTGATTTTCGGACAAGTTATATCACAAAAAGTTTTTACTCCTGTAACAGTGGTGAAAAGTTGATCCGTTATCCTAGGTATATAGACTAGGAGTCGAACAAACCGTGGATAAAGAAAACGCATGAAAGGGGGATTGGGAATGGCAAGAGCAAAGAAGGTCACGGTATCTAGGGGAATTATTTCCTCTATAGATTTTGATAATGGATTAGTAGAAGTAAGAAACCCATCTGGTAGTACCAGATATACCATCTTACCTGAAAATTTATTTGATACAGACGGAGCCATCATTTCTATTGAAGAGCTACGGCCAGGTGACCACGTATTCATCAGTGAGACCGATTATGTTGCAGTAATGAAAGTATTAAAGGCCGTTTAGCCATAACAATCACAATCCCTGCGACCCATCAATGATTAATCGACTTGAACTTAATTCAAGATACCGACACAGGGAGGATCTACTATGACTTGTTTAATTGTCGGAGCTGATAGTATTGGTAGTAAAGAAAAGGATCTAAGAGACATGGGCTTCCGGGAAGTGATCCATTGGAACGGGCGAACCCTGCGTGAGCCAAAGCAGCTTCCCAGCAGGATTCACCTGGTGGTGGTAATTACCGGTTTTATTAACCACAACTACATGCACAAAGTAAAAAAGCTGGCTAAAAAGTCCGGCATCCGGGTGATTTACATCAAGCGAGGCTTATCGGAATTAACCTGTGCCATAAGCTAACCTTAAAGCATTCTACCGGGTTGCCGTCAACAATAAATGTTCTACCGGATTGGCTCGGTTTAAATATTGGACATTCAGTATAGAATTTAACTTTCCATTATATATACATTTTTTACGTAAAATTCAGGAGGCCTAAAGGAATATGCAAATAAAGCAAAAAGAAAAAGTACTGCAAATTTATGAAAAACGCTTAACAATCCATTGGAACCAGGAGAACAACCAAAATATCGCCAGAATTTATGACTACCGTGAGGTTGAACTCTGTAAACCGCTACACTTCAAAAATAGCAAAGAGGGTTACAAAAGTTTACTGCTATGGGTCAAAAATATTTCTCACACAGCGAACAAAGCAAGTTGTTCGCTAGTATGATTACGAAAGGAGATAACAAAGATGGCTAAACTCTATTTTGGCGGAGCCCTTGATACCATAAAAAGTGTTATTCTCACAGGATTTAAGCCCGGCCACATTCTAAGAAGCAGCATTGCAGATGCAATGTTAGATGCCCGGAATGCTGTGGGTTTAAATAAATTCTACAGGCCTGCTGTCATGGTTTTGGAAGTTCCGGCCAATGCCAGAGCTATCTCAACTAGCGGGTCTGGGGTCAAGGTTCTACGTAGTTTTGCACCGGTCAGCCTTGATATCATTCTAATAAAGATTGATTTCCGCTCACCTCAGCTAGTTATGGTTGCCGGCAAGGTTTCCCCGCTCTCTGTTCTGGATATGAAAACACATCAACCAGGGGCCAGAGGTAAAAAGAAAATTAGTCTCAGTTTATAAGTTACTATTTTTCTAGAAGACAGCTTATTATAGAGGATACTACCAATTTTAAATAAATTTCCTTACTCTAGGAGGTTGCACTGATGAACATTTTAAAAGAGATTAAACTAGGTGATTGTGTAGATTTTGGGTTGGACGGTTATGGATACATCATCGGCGAAAACAAAGAAGGTACTGCTTATTACATCACAATTGAAGAAGAGGATAGAACCAACCCCCTGGCACACGGGTGGTACATTTTAAAAAACCTTGCCACAAGAATAATTGAAGTATATTAATAGATAAGGGAGTGTCGCAAAATTACTTTCTGAAGTAGTTAGCTCAATCTTTTGTGTGTAATAAAAAACAAAATTTCAAGATATTTACAATAATTATGGGGTGCGAAATATACCGTACCCTTTTATTACGTCTTGACCCAATATTTAACAAATCTTCAATTTACCTACTACCCCTCTAAATAAAAGTTATTTTTTCGGATAACTCATTGAGAACATGGCCGAATTCCCTGTACCAGGAATACGGGGGGACTTATTATGGGGCGAATCCTTTACAGGAGGTGAGCTTTTTAGAAAAGGATGGGTACCCTAGAACCCAAGCCCGGCAACTAACCCCGAAGGCCAAAGGTACAAGGAATAAGGCAGTTTTCAATTTGTGTGCCGAATCCCAGTCAACTGGGTACGGGGGAACCAAATTGGGGGTGAATCCTTTTGTTTTTAAAAGGTAGGGTTATCCTTACCCGAATCCGTCAGCTAACTCCGGAGGCTTGTAAGGAGAGGAGTAAGAAAATGAATTTGCGACTTAAGAAAGTTTCCATCTTCCTGGCAGCATTTTTCGTTCTTGGTATTCTGTTACCGTTTATGGCCCCGCAGGCATCTCTGGCAGCAGCCGGTGATGATCAGGATTTTGTGACACTGGTGAATCAGGCCAGATCTAAGGCCGGTCTACCCGTTCTTACATATGACCGAGAATTATCCATCCAGGCAGCTAATAATCTGGATTACTATTTAAA from Desulfotomaculum nigrificans DSM 574 harbors:
- a CDS encoding response regulator transcription factor; its protein translation is MKTILIADDEERIRQLVRLYLEAEGFTVCEAEDGQQVLDIVKSQPIDLVLLDLMMPVLDGWTVCKMLRRERKIPIVMLTAKGEENDRVLGLDLGADDYIVKPFSTRELVARVKAVLRRAEGIGEKHNSHILSYPGFKLNELTRELEMHGEVINLTTKEFELLAMLAKNPGRIFSRDQLLEMVWGFDYCGDSRTVDTHINRLRSKLERQPNQDEYIKTIRGVGYKFEISGH
- a CDS encoding DUF2325 domain-containing protein — its product is MTCLIVGADSIGSKEKDLRDMGFREVIHWNGRTLREPKQLPSRIHLVVVITGFINHNYMHKVKKLAKKSGIRVIYIKRGLSELTCAIS